In one Nicotiana tomentosiformis chromosome 6, ASM39032v3, whole genome shotgun sequence genomic region, the following are encoded:
- the LOC104095707 gene encoding uncharacterized protein: MEVQRLPITTNVALHRMICSVVLETALAAQKSLLSLLFMSEFLCLYSDLLGVERRFPFGELKRAMAPDNETKDSSETEDDDDEDEDDENTDDDDDDDEYSDEGSDDDDEDASDGDDAGANGNGGHDDDSDDSDDENDDEDDEEDDDEDDEEEENQPPYKKKK, encoded by the exons ATGGAGGTGCAGAGACTTCCCATCACCACCAATGTGGCTTTGCACAGAATGATTTGCTCTGTGGTGCTTGAAACTGCTTTAGCTGCTCAAAAATCTCTTCTTTCTCTTCTCTTCATG AGTGAGTTTCTATGTTTGTACTCGGACCTTCTTGGAGTGGAGAGGAG GTTTCCTTTTGGTGAGCTTAAAAGAGCTATGGCACCAGATAATGAAACCAAGGATTCAAGTGAAActgaggatgatgatgatgaagacgaAGATGATGAGAAcactgatgatgatgacgatgatgatgagtaTTCTGATGAAGgaagtgatgatgatgatgaagatgcttCAGATGGAGATGATGCTGGGGCAAATGGGAATGGAGGGCATGATGATGATTCAGATGATTCAGATGATGAAAATGACGATGAGGACGATGAAGAGGATGATGATGAGGATGACGAGGAAGAAGAGAATCAACCACCATATAAGAAGAAAAAGTGA
- the LOC138893417 gene encoding proline--tRNA ligase, cytoplasmic-like isoform X1 has translation MAGKDSNKGKKKEVKKETGLGLSSKKDENFGEWYSEVVVSGEMIEYYDISGCYILRPWAMSIWEILQAFFDAEIKKMKIKNSYFPLFVSPGVLQKEKDHIEGFAPEVAWVTKSGESDLEVPIAIRPTSETVMYPYFSKWIRGHRDLPLRLNQWCNVVRWEFSNPTPFIRSREFLWQEGHTAFATKEEADAEVFRLYVTVLEILELYRRIYEEFLAVPVSKGKKSELEKFAGGLYTTTVEAFIPNTGRGIQGATSHCLGQNFATMFEINFENEKGEKAMVWQNSWGFTTRTIGVMIMVHGDDKGLVLPPKVAATQVIVIPVLYKDANNQGIFDACAATVKNLNESGIRAEADYRDNYSPGWKYSHWEMKGVPLRIEIGPKDLANNQLRAVRRDNGAKTDITVANLVEQVNDVLASIQQNLFDVAKQKRDACVQVVKTWDEFAEAVSQKKLILAPWCDEEDVEKDVKARTKGEMGAAKTLCSPFDQPELPEGTLCFASGKPAKKWTYWGRSY, from the exons ATGGCTGGTAAAGATTCAAATA AGGGAAAAAAGAAAGAAGTCAAGAAAGAGACAGGTCTTGGTCTCTCTTCCAAGAAAGATGAGAACTTTGGGGAGTGGTATTCTGAG GTGGTTGTTAGTGGTGAAATGATTGAGTACTATGATATTTCTGGCTGCTATATCTTACGGCCATGGGCAATGTCCATCTGGGAGATATTGCAA GCCTTTTTTGATGCtgaaattaagaagatgaagataAAGAACTCCTACTTCCCTCTTTTTGTGTCCCCTGGTGTTCTACAAAAGGAAAAGGACCACATAGAAGGATTTGCTCCTGAG GTTGCTTGGGTTACAAAATCTGGAGAATCTGATCTGGAAGTCCCCATTGCGATTCGACCAACAAGTGAAACAGTGATGTATCCTTATTTCTCTAAGTGGATAAGGGGACACCGTGACTTGCCCTTGAGACTTAACCAGTGGTGCAACGTTGTGCGGTGGGAGTTTAGCAACCCAACCCCCTTCATCAG GAGCCGTGAGTTTCTTTGGCAAGAAGGACACACTGCTTTTGCAACTAAGGAGGAGGCAGATGCAGAGGTATTTCGGTTATATGTTACA GTTCTTGAAATCTTGGAGTTGTATAGACGTATATATGAAGAATTCTTAGCTGTTCCAGTGAGTAAGGGAAAGAAAAGCGAGCTTGAGAAGTTTGCTGGTGGACTCTATACGACTACAGTAGAG GCTTTTATCCCTAATACTGGCCGTGGTATCCAAGGTGCGACTTCACACTGTTTGGGCCAGAATTTTGCAACAATGTTTGAGATAAATTTTGAAAACGAGAAGGGAGAGAAGGCTATGGTCTGGCAGAATTCCTGGGGCTTTACAACCAGAACG ATTGGTGTGATGATCATGGTTCATGGAGATGATAAAGGCCTGGTCTTACCTCCTAAAGTTGCAGCAACACAAGTAATTGTTATTCCCGTGCTATACAAGGATGCTAATAATCAAGGGATCTTTGACGCCTGTGCTGCCACTGTCAAAAACTTGAACGAATCAGGTATTCGTGCTGAGGCAGATTACAGAGACAACTACTCACCTGGCTGGAAATATTCTCACTGGGAAATGAAGGGGGTTCCTCTTAGGATTGAAATAGGACCAAAAGATCTTGCAAATAATCAG TTACGAGCTGTTCGACGTGACAATGGAGCCAAAACTGATATTACTGTGGCAAATTTAGTCGAACAAGTAAACGATGTGCTTGCCTCTATCCAACAAAATCTATTTGATGTCGCAAAACAAAAGCGGGATGCTTGTGTTCAGGTTGTAAAGACCTGGGATGAATTTGCTGAAGCAGTAAGCCAAAAGAAATTGATCTTGGCTCCTTGGTGTGATGAGGAG GATGTCGAGAAAGATGTGAAGGCACGGACAAAAGGGGAAATGGGTGCAGCGAAGACTCTTTGTTCTCCATTTGACCAGCCTGAGCTGCCTGAAG GTACATTGTGCTTTGCCTCGGGTAAACCTGCTAAGAAATGGACATACTGGGGCCGCAGCTATTGA
- the LOC104095708 gene encoding uncharacterized protein, translated as MDWFSWLSKTELEPSLVYEYGLAFAHNELEQDDIPYFNHEFLQSMGISIAKHRLEILKLAKKERGAVPNSMSKFLLVMKRTKKRFSKYFRTWVLRSDESALALVPRRSYSSRGKRTMLKMKRNKSSVVAPKQNTLLLTNGSPIFMPSSRINSFSSPMVHDLRGDEKTELDYSDYWTSSIRWDSMFQNLKPT; from the coding sequence ATGGATTGGTTTTCTTGGCTGTCCAAAACAGAACTAGAGCCATCACTTGTTTATGAATATGGCCTAGCATTTGCTCATAACGAGCTTGAACAAGACGACATCCCTTACTTCAACCACGAATTTCTCCAAAGCATGGGAATTTCTATAGCCAAACACAGGCTAGAAATTCTCAAACTTGCCAAGAAAGAGAGAGGAGCTGttccaaattccatgtcaaaGTTTCTCCTTGTAATGAAACGTACCAAGAAACGTTTTTCCAAGTATTTTAGGACATGGGTTCTTCGTAGCGACGAATCAGCTCTTGCTCTTGTGCCTAGAAGAAGTTACAGTTCAAGAGGGAAGAGAACAATGCTTAAGATGAAGAGAAACAAGAGTAGTGTTGTGGCACCTAAGCAAAATACTTTATTGCTTACAAATGGTAGTCCTATTTTCATGCCTAGTTCAAGAATTAATAGTTTTTCGAGTCCTATGGTTCATGATCTTCGTGGTGATGAGAAGACGGAGCTAGATTATAGTGATTATTGGACTTCCTCAATCAGGTGGGATTCAATGTTTCAGAATCTGAAACCTACTTAA
- the LOC104095706 gene encoding triphosphate tunnel metalloenzyme 3-like: MSNASRLLKNLSFPSLYRSPHSAISTAPNNKPITSMEVEVKLRLPNAVSHQRVSSILSPYHLKTHAQENIFFDGANSELSSKLAVLRLRFYDLDAQCIVSLKAKAVISNGISRIEEDEEPIDPSIGRACVSDPWRLLLIDSSRVIQRVEDEYGIGEKQGLICLGGFRNVRAVYEWKGLKLELDETHYEFGMNYEIECESSDPERAKDLLEKLLKSHGIEYSYSTVSKFAIFRSGKLPQ, encoded by the coding sequence ATGTCAAATGCATCACGACTTCTTAAAAACCTCAGTTTTCCATCACTCTACAGATCTCCACATTCCGCCATTTCCACAGCTCCTAATAATAAACCCATAACCTCCATGGAAGTAGAAGTCAAGCTCCGTTTACCAAACGCCGTTTCTCACCAACGCGTCTCCTCAATTCTTTCACCTTACCACCTCAAAACCCACGCCCAGGAAAACATCTTCTTCGACGGAGCCAACTCTGAACTCTCCTCCAAACTCGCCGTCCTCCGCCTCCGCTTCTACGATCTCGACGCCCAATGCATTGTCTCCCTCAAGGCTAAAGCCGTCATTTCAAACGGTATAAGTCGtattgaagaagatgaagaaccTATTGACCCTTCTATTGGCCGCGCGTGTGTTTCAGACCCCTGGCGGCTTTTATTGATTGATTCTTCGCGGGTGATTCAAAGGGTGGAAGATGAGTATGGAATTGGGGAAAAGCAGGGTTTGATTTGTTTGGGTGGGTTTCGGAATGTGAGAGCGGTGTATGAGTGGAAAGGATTGAAATTGGAGCTTGACGAAACGCATTATGAATTTGGAATGAATTATGAGATTGAATGTGAGAGTTCGGACCCGGAAAGAGCCAAGGATTTGCTAGAGAAGCTTTTGAAGAGTCATGGTATTGAGTATTCCTACTCTACTGTTTCTAAATTTGCCATTTTTCGCTCTGGAAAATTGCCTCAGTAA
- the LOC138893417 gene encoding proline--tRNA ligase, cytoplasmic-like isoform X3, with product MIEYYDISGCYILRPWAMSIWEILQAFFDAEIKKMKIKNSYFPLFVSPGVLQKEKDHIEGFAPEVAWVTKSGESDLEVPIAIRPTSETVMYPYFSKWIRGHRDLPLRLNQWCNVVRWEFSNPTPFIRSREFLWQEGHTAFATKEEADAEVFRLYVTVLEILELYRRIYEEFLAVPVSKGKKSELEKFAGGLYTTTVEAFIPNTGRGIQGATSHCLGQNFATMFEINFENEKGEKAMVWQNSWGFTTRTIGVMIMVHGDDKGLVLPPKVAATQVIVIPVLYKDANNQGIFDACAATVKNLNESGIRAEADYRDNYSPGWKYSHWEMKGVPLRIEIGPKDLANNQLRAVRRDNGAKTDITVANLVEQVNDVLASIQQNLFDVAKQKRDACVQVVKTWDEFAEAVSQKKLILAPWCDEEDVEKDVKARTKGEMGAAKTLCSPFDQPELPEGTLCFASGKPAKKWTYWGRSY from the exons ATGATTGAGTACTATGATATTTCTGGCTGCTATATCTTACGGCCATGGGCAATGTCCATCTGGGAGATATTGCAA GCCTTTTTTGATGCtgaaattaagaagatgaagataAAGAACTCCTACTTCCCTCTTTTTGTGTCCCCTGGTGTTCTACAAAAGGAAAAGGACCACATAGAAGGATTTGCTCCTGAG GTTGCTTGGGTTACAAAATCTGGAGAATCTGATCTGGAAGTCCCCATTGCGATTCGACCAACAAGTGAAACAGTGATGTATCCTTATTTCTCTAAGTGGATAAGGGGACACCGTGACTTGCCCTTGAGACTTAACCAGTGGTGCAACGTTGTGCGGTGGGAGTTTAGCAACCCAACCCCCTTCATCAG GAGCCGTGAGTTTCTTTGGCAAGAAGGACACACTGCTTTTGCAACTAAGGAGGAGGCAGATGCAGAGGTATTTCGGTTATATGTTACA GTTCTTGAAATCTTGGAGTTGTATAGACGTATATATGAAGAATTCTTAGCTGTTCCAGTGAGTAAGGGAAAGAAAAGCGAGCTTGAGAAGTTTGCTGGTGGACTCTATACGACTACAGTAGAG GCTTTTATCCCTAATACTGGCCGTGGTATCCAAGGTGCGACTTCACACTGTTTGGGCCAGAATTTTGCAACAATGTTTGAGATAAATTTTGAAAACGAGAAGGGAGAGAAGGCTATGGTCTGGCAGAATTCCTGGGGCTTTACAACCAGAACG ATTGGTGTGATGATCATGGTTCATGGAGATGATAAAGGCCTGGTCTTACCTCCTAAAGTTGCAGCAACACAAGTAATTGTTATTCCCGTGCTATACAAGGATGCTAATAATCAAGGGATCTTTGACGCCTGTGCTGCCACTGTCAAAAACTTGAACGAATCAGGTATTCGTGCTGAGGCAGATTACAGAGACAACTACTCACCTGGCTGGAAATATTCTCACTGGGAAATGAAGGGGGTTCCTCTTAGGATTGAAATAGGACCAAAAGATCTTGCAAATAATCAG TTACGAGCTGTTCGACGTGACAATGGAGCCAAAACTGATATTACTGTGGCAAATTTAGTCGAACAAGTAAACGATGTGCTTGCCTCTATCCAACAAAATCTATTTGATGTCGCAAAACAAAAGCGGGATGCTTGTGTTCAGGTTGTAAAGACCTGGGATGAATTTGCTGAAGCAGTAAGCCAAAAGAAATTGATCTTGGCTCCTTGGTGTGATGAGGAG GATGTCGAGAAAGATGTGAAGGCACGGACAAAAGGGGAAATGGGTGCAGCGAAGACTCTTTGTTCTCCATTTGACCAGCCTGAGCTGCCTGAAG GTACATTGTGCTTTGCCTCGGGTAAACCTGCTAAGAAATGGACATACTGGGGCCGCAGCTATTGA
- the LOC138893417 gene encoding proline--tRNA ligase, cytoplasmic-like isoform X2 translates to MAGKDSNKGKKKEVKKETGLGLSSKKDENFGEWYSEVVVSGEMIEYYDISGCYILRPWAMSIWEILQAFFDAEIKKMKIKNSYFPLFVSPGVLQKEKDHIEGFAPEVAWVTKSGESDLEVPIAIRPTSETVMYPYFSKWIRGHRDLPLRLNQWCNVVRWEFSNPTPFIRSREFLWQEGHTAFATKEEADAEVLEILELYRRIYEEFLAVPVSKGKKSELEKFAGGLYTTTVEAFIPNTGRGIQGATSHCLGQNFATMFEINFENEKGEKAMVWQNSWGFTTRTIGVMIMVHGDDKGLVLPPKVAATQVIVIPVLYKDANNQGIFDACAATVKNLNESGIRAEADYRDNYSPGWKYSHWEMKGVPLRIEIGPKDLANNQLRAVRRDNGAKTDITVANLVEQVNDVLASIQQNLFDVAKQKRDACVQVVKTWDEFAEAVSQKKLILAPWCDEEDVEKDVKARTKGEMGAAKTLCSPFDQPELPEGTLCFASGKPAKKWTYWGRSY, encoded by the exons ATGGCTGGTAAAGATTCAAATA AGGGAAAAAAGAAAGAAGTCAAGAAAGAGACAGGTCTTGGTCTCTCTTCCAAGAAAGATGAGAACTTTGGGGAGTGGTATTCTGAG GTGGTTGTTAGTGGTGAAATGATTGAGTACTATGATATTTCTGGCTGCTATATCTTACGGCCATGGGCAATGTCCATCTGGGAGATATTGCAA GCCTTTTTTGATGCtgaaattaagaagatgaagataAAGAACTCCTACTTCCCTCTTTTTGTGTCCCCTGGTGTTCTACAAAAGGAAAAGGACCACATAGAAGGATTTGCTCCTGAG GTTGCTTGGGTTACAAAATCTGGAGAATCTGATCTGGAAGTCCCCATTGCGATTCGACCAACAAGTGAAACAGTGATGTATCCTTATTTCTCTAAGTGGATAAGGGGACACCGTGACTTGCCCTTGAGACTTAACCAGTGGTGCAACGTTGTGCGGTGGGAGTTTAGCAACCCAACCCCCTTCATCAG GAGCCGTGAGTTTCTTTGGCAAGAAGGACACACTGCTTTTGCAACTAAGGAGGAGGCAGATGCAGAG GTTCTTGAAATCTTGGAGTTGTATAGACGTATATATGAAGAATTCTTAGCTGTTCCAGTGAGTAAGGGAAAGAAAAGCGAGCTTGAGAAGTTTGCTGGTGGACTCTATACGACTACAGTAGAG GCTTTTATCCCTAATACTGGCCGTGGTATCCAAGGTGCGACTTCACACTGTTTGGGCCAGAATTTTGCAACAATGTTTGAGATAAATTTTGAAAACGAGAAGGGAGAGAAGGCTATGGTCTGGCAGAATTCCTGGGGCTTTACAACCAGAACG ATTGGTGTGATGATCATGGTTCATGGAGATGATAAAGGCCTGGTCTTACCTCCTAAAGTTGCAGCAACACAAGTAATTGTTATTCCCGTGCTATACAAGGATGCTAATAATCAAGGGATCTTTGACGCCTGTGCTGCCACTGTCAAAAACTTGAACGAATCAGGTATTCGTGCTGAGGCAGATTACAGAGACAACTACTCACCTGGCTGGAAATATTCTCACTGGGAAATGAAGGGGGTTCCTCTTAGGATTGAAATAGGACCAAAAGATCTTGCAAATAATCAG TTACGAGCTGTTCGACGTGACAATGGAGCCAAAACTGATATTACTGTGGCAAATTTAGTCGAACAAGTAAACGATGTGCTTGCCTCTATCCAACAAAATCTATTTGATGTCGCAAAACAAAAGCGGGATGCTTGTGTTCAGGTTGTAAAGACCTGGGATGAATTTGCTGAAGCAGTAAGCCAAAAGAAATTGATCTTGGCTCCTTGGTGTGATGAGGAG GATGTCGAGAAAGATGTGAAGGCACGGACAAAAGGGGAAATGGGTGCAGCGAAGACTCTTTGTTCTCCATTTGACCAGCCTGAGCTGCCTGAAG GTACATTGTGCTTTGCCTCGGGTAAACCTGCTAAGAAATGGACATACTGGGGCCGCAGCTATTGA